A stretch of the Cheilinus undulatus linkage group 11, ASM1832078v1, whole genome shotgun sequence genome encodes the following:
- the LOC121517161 gene encoding tumor necrosis factor receptor superfamily member 14-like isoform X2: MQTERVFLLLLRDAVVVLDHNNLVILYLSDVTSSLHENQVLIYKITLINEPCSIMLLMIFMMNMLLGGTLTCHRTEYVFGNECCPMCPVGNRVKTDCEVYKSTSCQPCSEGTFMNKLNGLKSCLPCSWCEADSGLKIKSACTKSSDTVCEPQEGFYCIESAEEGCSQAKKHRSCEPGEYIRERGTSTTDTLCSPCSAGTFSDGTLMSCQTHRQCESENRYLLRPGTDSEDAECGGLQSDRTVPIAVGVGGVFLCIAFAVGVIWFLIKKKKPRSPKSGADIEPMNVSQGVASNGDVPPDMATGNGPV, translated from the exons ATGCAGACGGAGCGAGTCTTTCTCCTCTTGTTACGAG ATGCTGTCGTTGTTTTGGACCACAATAATCTCGTCATTCTATATCTGAGTGATGTAACGTCTTCTCTCCATGAAAACCAGGTCCTGATCTacaaaataacactgataaatgAACCGTGCTCCATTATGTTGTTGATg ATCTTCATGATGAATATGTTATTAGGTGGAACCCTCACCTGCCATCGGACGGAGTATGTGTTTGGGAATGAGTGCTGTCCCATGTGTCCTGTTG gaaACAGGGTAAAAACAGACTGTGAGGTGTACAAAAGCACCTCGTGTCAGCCGTGCTCTGAGGGAACCTTCATGAACAAGCTGAACGGATTAAAGTCATGCTTGCCCTGTTCGTGGTGTGAAGCAG attctGGTCTGAAGATAAAGTCAGCGTGTACAAAATCATCAGACACAGTCTGTGAACCTCAGGAAGGATTTTACTGCATAGAGTCTGCAGAAGAAGGCTGCAGCCAAGCCAAGAAACACAGAAGCTGTGAACCAGGAGAATACATCAGAGAGAGAG gaacatcaaccacagacacgctctgCTCTCCCTGCTCTGCAGGAACATTCTCAGACGGGACGTTAATGTCAtgtcagacacacagaca GTGTGAATCAGAGAATCGGTACCTCCTGAGACCAGGAACTGACTCAGAAGATGCTGAATGTGGAGGACTACAGTCAGACAGGACGGTTCCTATAGCTGTTGGTGTTGgtggtgtttttttatgtattgcATTTGCAGTTGGAGTTATATGgtttttaatcaaaaagaaGAAACCAAGGAGTCCAAAATCAG GAGCAGATATAGAACCAATGAATGTCTCCCAG GGTGTGGCTTCAAACGGAGACGTACCTCCAGACATGGCGACAGGAAACGGCCCAGTGTAA
- the LOC121517161 gene encoding tumor necrosis factor receptor superfamily member 14-like isoform X3, with translation MLLMFFLQIFMMNMLLGGTLTCHRTEYVFGNECCPMCPVGNRVKTDCEVYKSTSCQPCSEGTFMNKLNGLKSCLPCSWCEADSGLKIKSACTKSSDTVCEPQEGFYCIESAEEGCSQAKKHRSCEPGEYIRERGTSTTDTLCSPCSAGTFSDGTLMSCQTHRQCESENRYLLRPGTDSEDAECGGLQSDRTVPIAVGVGGVFLCIAFAVGVIWFLIKKKKPRSPKSGADIEPMNVSQGVASNGDVPPDMATGNGPV, from the exons ATGTTGTTGATg TTCTTTCTGCAGATCTTCATGATGAATATGTTATTAGGTGGAACCCTCACCTGCCATCGGACGGAGTATGTGTTTGGGAATGAGTGCTGTCCCATGTGTCCTGTTG gaaACAGGGTAAAAACAGACTGTGAGGTGTACAAAAGCACCTCGTGTCAGCCGTGCTCTGAGGGAACCTTCATGAACAAGCTGAACGGATTAAAGTCATGCTTGCCCTGTTCGTGGTGTGAAGCAG attctGGTCTGAAGATAAAGTCAGCGTGTACAAAATCATCAGACACAGTCTGTGAACCTCAGGAAGGATTTTACTGCATAGAGTCTGCAGAAGAAGGCTGCAGCCAAGCCAAGAAACACAGAAGCTGTGAACCAGGAGAATACATCAGAGAGAGAG gaacatcaaccacagacacgctctgCTCTCCCTGCTCTGCAGGAACATTCTCAGACGGGACGTTAATGTCAtgtcagacacacagaca GTGTGAATCAGAGAATCGGTACCTCCTGAGACCAGGAACTGACTCAGAAGATGCTGAATGTGGAGGACTACAGTCAGACAGGACGGTTCCTATAGCTGTTGGTGTTGgtggtgtttttttatgtattgcATTTGCAGTTGGAGTTATATGgtttttaatcaaaaagaaGAAACCAAGGAGTCCAAAATCAG GAGCAGATATAGAACCAATGAATGTCTCCCAG GGTGTGGCTTCAAACGGAGACGTACCTCCAGACATGGCGACAGGAAACGGCCCAGTGTAA
- the LOC121517161 gene encoding tumor necrosis factor receptor superfamily member 14-like isoform X1, with product MQTERVFLLLLRDAVVVLDHNNLVILYLSDVTSSLHENQVLIYKITLINEPCSIMLLMFFLQIFMMNMLLGGTLTCHRTEYVFGNECCPMCPVGNRVKTDCEVYKSTSCQPCSEGTFMNKLNGLKSCLPCSWCEADSGLKIKSACTKSSDTVCEPQEGFYCIESAEEGCSQAKKHRSCEPGEYIRERGTSTTDTLCSPCSAGTFSDGTLMSCQTHRQCESENRYLLRPGTDSEDAECGGLQSDRTVPIAVGVGGVFLCIAFAVGVIWFLIKKKKPRSPKSGADIEPMNVSQGVASNGDVPPDMATGNGPV from the exons ATGCAGACGGAGCGAGTCTTTCTCCTCTTGTTACGAG ATGCTGTCGTTGTTTTGGACCACAATAATCTCGTCATTCTATATCTGAGTGATGTAACGTCTTCTCTCCATGAAAACCAGGTCCTGATCTacaaaataacactgataaatgAACCGTGCTCCATTATGTTGTTGATg TTCTTTCTGCAGATCTTCATGATGAATATGTTATTAGGTGGAACCCTCACCTGCCATCGGACGGAGTATGTGTTTGGGAATGAGTGCTGTCCCATGTGTCCTGTTG gaaACAGGGTAAAAACAGACTGTGAGGTGTACAAAAGCACCTCGTGTCAGCCGTGCTCTGAGGGAACCTTCATGAACAAGCTGAACGGATTAAAGTCATGCTTGCCCTGTTCGTGGTGTGAAGCAG attctGGTCTGAAGATAAAGTCAGCGTGTACAAAATCATCAGACACAGTCTGTGAACCTCAGGAAGGATTTTACTGCATAGAGTCTGCAGAAGAAGGCTGCAGCCAAGCCAAGAAACACAGAAGCTGTGAACCAGGAGAATACATCAGAGAGAGAG gaacatcaaccacagacacgctctgCTCTCCCTGCTCTGCAGGAACATTCTCAGACGGGACGTTAATGTCAtgtcagacacacagaca GTGTGAATCAGAGAATCGGTACCTCCTGAGACCAGGAACTGACTCAGAAGATGCTGAATGTGGAGGACTACAGTCAGACAGGACGGTTCCTATAGCTGTTGGTGTTGgtggtgtttttttatgtattgcATTTGCAGTTGGAGTTATATGgtttttaatcaaaaagaaGAAACCAAGGAGTCCAAAATCAG GAGCAGATATAGAACCAATGAATGTCTCCCAG GGTGTGGCTTCAAACGGAGACGTACCTCCAGACATGGCGACAGGAAACGGCCCAGTGTAA